In Erigeron canadensis isolate Cc75 chromosome 1, C_canadensis_v1, whole genome shotgun sequence, a single window of DNA contains:
- the LOC122595475 gene encoding LOW QUALITY PROTEIN: serine/arginine-rich splicing factor 4-like (The sequence of the model RefSeq protein was modified relative to this genomic sequence to represent the inferred CDS: inserted 1 base in 1 codon): MSLHLGKITPCVRRDELERVFQRFGRCSLQVKDKYGFVVYDYPVNAERALRTLQGKKICGELLTLSWSNNQPSYRGWNSHGRNCRDESYVNRKLPSYSRNDSRTSHKQPVIKDEPKDARNGNKENEKIHGMKKALSNIGGGPNENELNKGSEFDRYEPCSGSNKRVHGDEINFVHQGSYSITGDFQQRKGVVQASKQNLDQTLQTCYNCGKLGHKVKNCPEDLGYKRKLDRFKHIHCDERNYNSKDQDGLRRMRSDPRGRELPGKDAVTIRSHKDTREASSNGEREEQIDDLQNENELNKGLRFDRYEPCSGSNKRVDGDEINFVRQDSYPTAEDFQQRKGVVKASKQNLDQTRQACYNCRKLEQKMQNCPEEWGYKRKLDRFKHIQSDKRNYNSKDQDGLGRMGSEPRGRELRNHEEGSYLLKMLKHRLYTKADYSTADNRIQASQGKQYVKVKRIRESQSPEHRAKKLRRPQSSPIQSDDKVSRSRSSSIYSKSSTRSRSSSRVSLYATTSSGCWYSTPPSLQNGEKDSFLKANSPEQNDFQVSSAQLVENGNAVCTSGGEWNAVVHSEVDKGMETNHTQKSEEDSQLDEGKYPKEQNDIQVGSAQLVENGNAAIHSQVDNGMDTNHIQKSEEDTWLDEGKYLSKPLLENDALNDVILSPTSQRETKDLQSCDFDVSEFNTPSHKTTRSMCLTSEEILMVLRHYGLKQPVEVDKGLLAESFFGCARLWPWEVIYXLKKGPISIENYARRIFQNKEFGIVDKYVRSSSGWGEEES, from the exons ATGTCTTTGCATCTTGGAAAGATTACCCCTTGTGTTCGTAGAGATGAGCTTGAACGAGTTTTCCAAAGGTTTGGTCGCTGTAGCTTACAAGTGAAAGATAAATATGGTTTTGTAGTTTATGATTATCCTGTGAATGCTGAGAGAGCACTTAGAACGCTTCAGGGAAAGAAGATATGTGGTGAGCTATTAACATTGTCATGGTCAAACAACCAGCCTAGTTATCGAGGTTGGAATTCACATGGAAGAAACTGTAGAGATGAAAGTTATGTTAATAGAAAACTGCCTTCATATAGTCGAAATGATTCTAGGACAAGTCACAAGCAACCAGTTATAAAAGATGAGCCTAAAGATGCCAGAAACGGtaataaagagaatgaaaaaattCATGGTATGAAGAAAGCGTTGTCAAATATAGGTGGAGGTCCAAATGAAAATGAGTTAAACAAGGGTTCGGAGTTTGATCGTTATGAACCTTGCAGTGGTAGTAACAAAAGGGTTCATGGCGATGAAATTAATTTCGTTCATCAAGGTAGCTACTCCATAACAGGAGACTTTCAACAAAGGAAAGGGGTTGTGCAAGCTAGTAAACAAAATTTGGATCAAACCCTACAGACATGTTACAACTGTGGGAAATTGGGACATAAAGTAAAAAACTGTCCCGAAGACTTGGGGTACAAGAGGAAACTTGACAGGTTTAAGCATATACACTGTGATGAAAGAAACTACAACAGTAAAGATCAAGATGGACTGAGAAGGATGAGATCTGACCCACGAGGAAGGGAGCTACCTGGTAAAGATGCTGTAACCATAAGGTCACATAAGGACACTAGAGAGGCATCCAGTAATGGTGAAAGGGAAGAGCAGATTGATGACCTACAAAACGAAAATGAGTTAAACAAAGGGTTAAGGTTTGATCGTTATGAACCTTGCAGTGGTAGTAACAAAAGGGTTGATGGCGATGAAATTAATTTTGTTCGTCAAGATAGCTACCCTACAGCAGAAGACTTTCAACAAAGGAAAGGGGTTGTGAAAGCTAGTAAACAAAATCTGGATCAAACCCGACAGGCGTGTTACAACTGTAGGAAATTGGAACAGAAAATGCAAAACTGTCCCGAAGAATGGGGTTACAAGAGGAAACTTGACAGATTTAAGCATATACAAAGTGATAAAAGAAACTACAACAGTAAAGATCAAGATGGACTGGGAAGGATGGGATCGGAACCACGAGGAAGGGAGCTACGGAACCACGAGGAAGGGAGCTACCTGCTAAAGATGCT GAAGCACCGTCTATACACGAAGGCTGATTACTCTACAGCAGATAACCGAATTCAAGCATCCCAGGGAAAACAGTATGTTAAGGTGAAACGGATCAGGGAAAGTCAGAGCCCGGAGCATCGTGCAAAGAAATTAAGGAGGCCACAGTCAAGTCCCATCCAGTCAGATGACAAGGTTTCTAGGTCTAGGTCAAGCTCAATTTATTCGAAGTCTTCCACAAG GTCTCGTTCAAGCTCTCGTGTATCTTTGTATGCAACTACATCATCTGGCTGCTGGTATTCAACACCTCCAAGTTTGCAAAATGGCGAAAAGGACTCTTTCTTGAAAGCTAACAGTCCTGAGCAGAATGACTTCCAAGTTAGCAGTGCACAATTAGTGGAAAATGGGAATGCAGTG TGCACAAGTGGTGGAGAATGGAATGCTGTGGTACATTCAGAAGTGGACAAGGGCATGGAGACAAACCATACTCAAAAGAGTGAAGAAGATTCTCAGTTAGATGAAGGAAAATATCCCAAAGAACAGAATGACATTCAAGTTGGAAGTGCACAACTGGTGGAAAATGGGAATGCAGCGATACATTCACAAGTGGATAACGGCATGGATACGAACCATATTCAAAAGAGTGAAGAGGATACTTGGTTAGATGAAGGAAAATATTTGTCTAAGCCATTGCTTGAGAATGACGCTCTTAATGATGTGATTCTGTCCCCAACTAGTCAGAGAGAGACAAAGGATCTTCAGAGTTGTGATTTTGATGTATCAGAATTTAACACACCATCCCACAAGACTACCAGATCAATGTGCTTGACATCAGAAGAAATCTTAATGGTCCTAAGGCACTATGGGTTGAAGCAACCAGTAGAAGTTGACAAAGGTTTACTTGCGGAATCATTTTTTGGTTGTGCTCGGTTGTGGCCCTGGGAAGTCATAT TGCTTAAAAAGGGTCCAATTTCAATCGAGAATTATGCTCGAAGAATTTTTCAAAACAAGGAGTTTGGGATTGTTGATAAATATGTCAGAAGCAGTAGTGGGTGGGGTGAAGAGGAGTCTTGA